The sequence TTTCAATTAAAAGAAAGAAATGGTAGAGAATGGAAAGTTAGCCCATTTAATCTTTATGATTGCACAAAAAGCTTGGAGATTGTAAACTTAACTAAACAGGAATTAAACTATGACTAAATATAAATTCCATAATTATTCAAAATTTGTTGAAAAAGACAAAGGAGGTCGAAATTGGTTTGACTGGTGCTTGTTTCTTGATGAAACAGTTGAGACTATTAATCAAATTGATTATGTAAGATATTATCTTCATCCAACATTCCCTAATCCAGAAAGAACAGTTGGTACTAAAGAAAATAAATTTGCTTTGTTTTCAGGAGGTTGGGGAACATTTACAATTAAAATAAAAATATTAAAAATAGATGGCAGTGTAGATTGGTGTGAATATTTACTAAAATTAACAAATGACAACTGGCCTGTAACAGAAATAAAGAATTTCCCATTAGATGATAAATCATTAAAAGTTTATCAAATAGTTGAAAATTCAAAGTTTACTTGGAGAAAATTTGACACAATAATAAAACGAGCTGAGTTACCTGATAGAAAAGTTGCACAAATATTGAAGGATTTAATTGAACTTAACTTAATTAGAAAAGCTCATTTTAAATCAATTGATAATCAGGATTTATTTGGAACAACAATTAGAGTTGGAAATGAACCAAAACTAATTAATTCTGGGAATAAACATTAAAACTTCAATTATTTAAAATGATAAACAAAAAAGATTACTCTTTACTTCTTTTACAAACAGTTGAACGACTTTTTAATAGAATTAGAAAATTTGTTGCTGAGAATTCAGACATTTTAGAGTTCACTAAAGATGAAGATTTTATGCTATTGATTGAAGACAAATCGAAAAGTTCAAATTTCAAATTTCTTGTCTCAAATCCACATCAGAATCCACAAAACAAAATACTTTTTAATGCAGAATATAATCCGCAAAATAGTTCATCTATTGCATCAAGAAAGACTACGGTTGAGGATAAATCAGTTATTTCATATTTAGAACAATGGACTAATTTAATAAGACAGTATAATAAAATTAGTTTAACAACAGAGCAAAGTATTATTAATGAATATGAGAAAGAATTTTATGACAATTTTGAGATTGTAGACGAAGATGCCGATACACATCCATATGAATTGTCAAAGCAAGTAATGATAAGCAATTATTTTGCTCATGTTATTAAAGTTTTAGAAGCTCATGAGGATGAGAATGCTGAATTAATAAAAGAAGCGGAAGAAATTAGGGAAAGTATCCCCAAAATGACAAAGAAAACGACAATAAAAAGGATTAGTCGCTTCTTTGCTAAAGTTAGGAATAAAAGTCTTCCGCTATTAAAAGAAATTTTAGAATTAGGAAAGAAAGAACTTTTTAAAAGGGCAATCACAGCTGGATTTGACATGATTGGGGATTTAACAAATTTAATTTAAAAATTACTGCTGCTAACAAAGTACATATTGCAGGGCGGGGTTTGGTGGTACGCCAACTGCGGATTCTCGCATCGCAGTTCCGTGTCCTTCGGACAGGAACGCTCTCCGAAATCCGCCCCGACAACATGTACCAACCGTTAACGGCAAGTTTGATTAAAAGACATCATACTTAATACTAAACATAAAAAGATGAATAAGAAACTGTTTAAAATTATTGGGATTATTGCAGCGATAGTTGTGATAATTGTTTTTCTTGATTTTGCTCTTGGTGGAATTATAGCAGGATGGAATAATCCGAAATAAACTATTCTCCGCTCGCGCCGATTTGTAATCGGTGTGCAATTCGGTAGAATTGATAAAACAAACTTTCAGCCTTTGGCTGAGGTACGGATTACAAATCCGCACCAGCGGGATCGGAAAAAACTAATATAAAAACAAATAAATGAATCTTAACCTAACCGGGCACAAATGCCCAACTTGTCAATCCGGAATTCGCCTGAATTTATATAGGAACCGAGAGGAAATTATTGAGTGCAAAAATTGCAAGAGTTTATTGGTGGAAACTCCTAAAAGCAGGTTGATTTCGAGTGCTGTATTGGTAATTGGAATTTTTATTGCAATTGGCGTTTCACTACTGGTTGATAATCTTTTAATCGGCTTTGTATCGTTATTGGTATCTATTTCCCTTTCGCAAATGCTAATAAAATTAAGGCTCGCAAAAGCGGAATTAAAAATCAGGGACAAAATTACTAATCGTGTGTCGTATATACAGAAATCGGACTGGGAGGATATTTTAAATAATTCAAGAAATGGGACGATAAATTATGAAATATTAGAGCGACTGGAGAAGTAAACTAGATAAACATCATAAAACAAAAAAAGCCGGCAAAACCGGCTTTCTTCAATTTATATCATTGCCAACTATTAGCAATTTGCTGTTCCTTCTCCTTCAGCTTGTTCTTTAAACCAGCTTAGTGGGTGCGAAGTTGGGCGCTCGATCGGCATTCCGTAAATACGGTCGTTTACCAACGATGCCAGTACTCCTAATGCACGCGATACACCAAACATTACGGTATAGAAAGTGTATTCCTTAATTCCGTAGTGGTACAACAACGATCCGCTGTAAGCATCAACGTTTGGCCAAGGATTTTTAATTTTTCCTACTGATCCCAGAATTGGAGGAACTACGCGGTACAACTGGTTAGCCAGGTTTATCATTTTGTCGTCTTTGATATACTTATTGGCAAACTCCTGCTGCGCGGTAAAACGTGGGTCAGTTTTACGCAATACTGCGTGTCCGTATCCCGGAATTACACGACCATTCTCCAACGTCTTTTTACAGTATTCGGCCACCTGCTCGTCGGTAGGTGTATCTGTATCCAGCTCTTCGATCATTTCAAAGATCCAGAAAATTACATCCTGATTTGCCAGTCCGTGCAATGGTCCTGCCAATCCGTTCATTGCTGCAGAATAGCAGTAATATGGATTACTTAATGCTGAACCTACCAAATGTGCTGTGTGTGCCGATACGTTTCCACCTTCGTGGTCGGCGTGAATGATCATATATAAACGGAATAAACGACGGATATCTTCCGAGTCAAAACCCATCATATGAGCCAGGTTACCCGCCCAGTCTAAACGTGGGTTTGGCTCAATATGGTGGCCGTTGTGAAACTGACGACGGTAAATGTATGCTGCCACACGTGGTAAACGTGCAATCAGGTTCATTACGTCTTCGTAAGTGGCATCCCAGAAATATTTTTTATTTACACCGGCGCGGTATGCTTTCTGGAACGTTGATTCAGTAGCCATTGAAAGAATAGCGGCACTGAATTGTGTCATTGGTTTCGATGTTTTTGGCATTGCATCAATCACATCGAAAGTATGTTGCGGAACGTGTGCACGTGTTGCCAGGTCTCTCGACAAGTTCAGTGCATCTTCCTGCGTAGGAATTTCGCCAATAAGCATTAGGTAAAGCAATCCTTCAGGAATTGGTTCTCCATCGGGATTAATTTTTGGCAGTTTCTCCTGTAATTCAGGAATTGTATAACCTTTAAAACGAATTCCTTCTTCAGGATCGAGTTTTGAAGTGTCGGTAACCAAAAGAGGTATACCTTTCATCCCTGTTAATACTTGCCCAAGTTTTACTTCTCCAAGTACTACGTCGGCATGATCTTTTTTGAGTCTTTGGAACTCCTTAGCGCACTTATTCGCTTTCTGATAAAATCTGTACTTAATGTATTCCATCTGTTATTGTTATTGATTTATTTTATTAATGCATATTTCGAATGATGGCATCGGCAAATTCCGATGTCGTTAACAAAGTAGCTCCTTCCATTTGCGCATGCAAATCGCTTGTAACTTTGCGTTTTGCAAATACATGCTCCATCGCATCGTAAACGTGTTCTGCGGCTTCGTTCCATCCCATATATTCTAACATCATAACCGCCGAAAGGATTAATGATCCCGGGTTGGCTTTACCTGTTCCGGCAATATTTGGCGCCGTTCCGTGGGTTGCCTCAAAAATGGCATAACCACTTTGGTAGTTAATATTCGCTCCCGGCGAAATTCCAATTCCACCCACCATTGCTGCCAGCTGATCCGACACGTAATCGCCGTTCAGGTTCATTGTAGCAATTACTGAGTGATCCCACGGGTGCAATAATGATTCCTGTAAAAAGGCATCGGTAATACAATCTTTCACGATCACTTTTCCTGCTTTTTTAGCTTCATCTAACGCTTTGTTGGCGTCCAGTTCGCCTTTGTCCTTTTTCAGGGCTTCGTATTGTCGCCAGGTAAAAGTCTGTTCGGCAAATTCATTTTCTGCCAGGTCGTAACTCCAGTTTTTAAATGCCCCCTCGGTAAATTTCATAATGTTACCTTTATGAACGATGGTTACCGATGGCAACTGGCGATCGATAGCATATTCAATAGCTGCACGTGTTAAACGTTCCGATCCGTCTTTTGAAATAGGTTTTACACCAAACGACGACGATTCGGGGAAACGAACTTTGTCGACTCCCATTTCGTTAATCAGAAATTCACGAAACTTCTTGTTCTCCGCTTCGCCCATCATGTATTCGATACCGGCATAAATATCTTCCGTGTTTTCGCGGAAAATGTGCATGTCTACCATCGACGGGTAACGAATAGGCGAGGGCACCCCTTTAAACCATCGTACCGGGCGCACACAAACGTACAAATCGAGCGTTTGGCGCAAAGCAACGTTTAACGATCGTATTCCACCGCCAACAGGTGTTTGCAGCGGGCCTTTTATTCCGATGAGGTATTCTTTAAAAGCTTCAATGGTTTCGTCGGGCAGATAACTTCCGGCTTCGTGGTAGGCTTTTTCACCGGCCAACACTTCTTTCCAGGTAATCTTTTTCGATTCTCCGTAAGCTTTGGCAACAGCAGCGTCGATCACACGTTGTGAGGGACCGCTAATATCCTTTCCTATTCCATCGCCCTCAATAAAGGGAATGGTTGGATAATCCGGCACTACCAGTTTCCCGTTAACTATTTTGGTTTTTTCTGTCATATTTTATCTTTCATTGTCATTTCGAAGGAGGTAACGACTGAGAAATCTGTTTCATTAAAACTTTTAAGTTACAGATTTCTCTCTGCGTTCGAAATGACAGTTAATTTAGTTTGGCTTGTAAATTTTCATCCAAAGCTTCCAGGAACTGTTCAGTTGTCAAGTAATGAGCTTCTTCGAGTCCTTTTCCGTGAATGATCAATGCCAGATCTTTTGTCATTTTGCCCGATTCTACGGTTTCTATACAAACTTGTTCCAACGTATGTGCAAAATCAATTAGCTCTTGGTTTTCGTCCAGTTTACCGCGGAATGCCAAACCTCGTGTCCAAGCAAAAATCGATGCAATCGGATTCGTTGATGTTGGTTTTCCCTGCTGGTGCTGACGGAAGTGGCGTGTTACCGTTCCGTGAGCTGCTTCGGCTTCCATGGTTTTCCCATCAGGAGTAACCAGTGTTGAGGTCATTAATCCCAACGAACCAAAACCTTGTGCTACGGTATCGCTTTGTACGTCGCCGTCGTAGTTTTTACAAGCCCAAACAAATCCACCTTCCCACTTCAGGGCGGCAGCTACCATATCGTCGATCAAACGGTGCTCGTACCAAATTCCTTTGGCCTCAAATTTTTCTCTGTATTCATTCTCATACACCATCTGGAAAAGGTCTTTAAACCGACCGTCGTAGGCTTTTAAGATAGTGTTTTTAGTCGACATGTACAACGGCCATCCTTTGTCAAGCGCCTGATTCATACATGAATGAGCAAATCCAATAATCGATTCATCGGTATTGTACATGGCCATTGCCAGTCCGTTGCCTTCAAAATCGAAAACTTCGTGAGATACAGGTTCGCTTCCGTCTTCAGGCGTAAAAGTGATCGTCAATTTTCCTTTTCCTTTGGTAAGGAAATCGGTAGCACGGTACTGATCGCCAAATGCGTGACGACCGATACAGATTGGTTGTTTCCATCCCGGTACCAAACGCGGAATATTTGAAATCATTATTGGCTCGCGAAATACAGTTCCACCTAAAATATTACGGATGGTTCCGTTTGGCGACTTCCACATTTTTTTCAGGTCGAATTCTTCCACACGGGCTTCATCGGGTGTAATAGTGGCACATTTTACCCCAACACCATATTTTTGGATAGCGTGGGCTGCGTCTATTGTAATTTGGTCGTCGGTGGCATCGCGGCTTTCCATTCCCAAATCGTAATATTTCAAGTCAATATCAAGATAAGGAAGAATTAATTTTTGTTTGATGAAATCCCAAATTACCCGGGTCATTTCATCACCGTCGAGTTCGACAACCGGATTTTGTACTTTAATCTTTTGCATGGTCGTATTAATTAATTTACTGGTTATAATAATATAAAGATTCCTCTCAAAGGCGCAGAGACGCCAGATATAAATCTTAACGTCTTCGCGGCTTTGCGAGATTTCTTATGCGTTTTGTTTTTTGATAAGATTCAATGCCGATCCGGCTTTAAACCATTCAATTTGTTGCGCATTGTATGTATGGTTCAATTTGATTATATCAGTTGAACCATCGGAATGAACGATCTCAAGTGTTAATGGTTTTCCCGGAGCAAAATCCACCAGGTCTACAAAGTTGAACGAATCGTCTTCTCGCACCAGGTCGTAATCGTTTTCGTTGTCGAAAGTCAATCCTAACATTCCCTGCTTTTTCAGGTTGGTTTCGTGGATACGTGCAAACGATTTAACAATTACGGCTTTAACGCCCAAGTGACGAGGTTCCATAGCTGCATGCTCGCGCGATGATCCTTCACCGTAGTTCTGATCGCCAATTACAACCGTTGGAATTCCTTCGGCTTTGTACTGTCGTTGAACGGCAGGCACTGCATCATACTCGCCGGTAAGCTGGTTTTTCACCTTGTTGGTTTCGCCGTTAAATGCGTTAACGGCACCAATCAGCATGTTATTCGATATATTGTCGAGGTGTCCGCGGAAACGTAACCATGGTCCGGCCATCGATATGTGGTCGGTGGTACATTTTCCCTGCGCTTTAATAAGTAACTTGGCACCTGTAATATTTTGTCCGTCCCAAGCTTCAAATGGATATAAAAGTTGCAGACGTTTTGAGTCTTCAGCAACATTTACCACAACGTTTGAACCGTCGGTTGCCGGAGCCTGGAATCCCGGATCTTTCACATCAAAACCTTTGCCTGGCAATTCCTCACCTGTTGGAAGGTCGAGTTTTACCTCTTCGCCGTTTTTGTTGGTCAGGGTGTCGGTAGCCGGATTAAAATCCAACCTACCGGCAATGGCCAGTGCTGTTACCAGCTCGGGCGATGTTACAAAAGCGTGGGTATTCGGGTTACCGTCGGCACGTTTCGAGAAGTTACGGTTGAACGAGTGCACAATCGTGTTTTTTTCTCCTTTTTCAGCTCCGGGGCGTGCCCACTGCCCAATACATGGTCCGCAGGCATTGGCAAATACTTTTCCGCCAATTTTCTCGAAGGTATCAATAAATCCATCGCGTTCGATGGTGAAACGTACCTGCTCCGATCCCGGTGTAATGGTAAATTCCGATTTTGCGATCAAACCTTTTTCTTCGGCCTGTTTGGCAATCGATGCAGCACGCGAAATATCTTCGTACGATGAGTTGGTGCAACTACCAATCAATCCCACTGAAATGTCCATTGGCCATCCGTTGGCTTCAGCTTCCTCTTTCATTTTCGAGATAGGAGTGGCACGGTCGGGAGTAAATGGCCCGTTTACGTGTGGCTCCAGTTCCGAAAGATTGATTTCGATCAGCTCGTCGTAAAACTTTTCAGGATTGGCATAAACTTCGGCATCGGCGTCGAGGTGTTCTTTTACACCATTTGCCGCATCGGCCACTTCTGCACGACCTGTAGCGCGTAAATAACGCTCCATACTTTCGTCGTAAGCAAAAATACTTGTGGTAGCACCTACTTCGGCGCCCATGTTACAAATGGTTCCTTTACCGGTTGCTGAAAGTGATTTTGCACCCTCACCAAAATATTCGATAATAGCTCCTGTTCCGCCTTTAACGGTAAGAATTCCGGCCACTTTCAGAATTACGTCTTTTGGTGCCGCCCAGCCACTTAATTTTCCGGTGAGTTTTACACCGATCATTTTTGGCATTTTCAACTCCCAGGCCATTCCTGCCATCACATCAACAGCGTCGGCTCCGCCAACTCCAATGGCCACCATTCCAAGGCCACCTGCATTAACGGTGTGCGAGTCGGTTCCAATCATCATTCCACCCGGGAATGCATAATTTTCCAACACCACCTGGTGAATAATACCGGCTCCCGGTTTCCAGAAACCTATTCCGTATTTATTCGAAACGGACTCCAGGAAATCAAAAACTTCCTTATTAGCGGTTTTTGAAACAGAGAGGTCGGTTTTCCCTTCCACCTGCGCCTGGATCAAGTGATCGCAATGCACGGTTGACGGAACGGCTGTCCGCTTTTTCCCTGAGTTAATAAATTGAAGTAATGCCATCTGCGCAGTGGCGTCCTGCATGGCTACCCGGTCGGGAGCAAAATCAACATAATCTGCTCCTCGTTTAAAGGCAGCTAATTCCTGCGCTGCAAACAGGTGAGAATAAAGAATTTTTTCTGCGTACGTCATCGGTTTATTCAGAAGCCCTTTGGCTTGTTTTACCTTTTCGGGAAGTTCTGAATACACTTTTTTTACTAGGTCTAAATCAAACATAAGAAATTTAGTTTTTTTGAATATTGTCGGCGTATTATTTGTCGCTTTTACTAACAATAAATATCGTGAAAAGTTGACTTAATTCCTATAGAAATTTACTATTACAGTTCACTGATATCGATATATACCGTACATAAATAAACCATAATATAAGTTTTCTATTTGTAATTTTAATCACATAACAGAGCCGGGGAGATTTGATATATATCAATACGTCGAAATATAGTCGGGGGATATTTATTATTATTTGATTTTCAGTGATTTATTTGATCGTTTTGTTCTGCATGGATAACTCTATTTGTGTTATGTTATGAAACATGTTGCTGAATGCGCTTAAAAGCTAGCTTAGAGCTAATTATAGCCATTGGGATTCCGGCACCGGGAACGGTGGATGCACCAACATAAAACACATTTTTATATTTCTCGTCAATATTACGTGGGCGCATGATGCCAATTTGGTTCATATTGTGCGAAAGTCCCAGTCCACTTCCCCGGTGCAAATTGAAGCGGTTTTGCCAAACCTGCGGTGTGTAAATGGTTCTCGATACGATTTCATTTTTTATCTCTTGCCCGATCCTTTTAGAGAAGTCTTCAATGATACTGTCGACGATCTGGTCTTTGTCCGACCAGTCTTGTTTGAAATAGAGGTTAGGCACCGGGCAAACAAAAAACAGGCTTTCGCAACCTTCGGGAGCACAATCGCTATTATGCTTCGATAAAACATTAACATAATAATAGGGCTTTTGTAAAGTTCCCGGATTCTTCATCACATTTTCGGCGTAGTCTTTATAATTCGTCCCCAGGTAGTAGTTGTGATGGTTCACCTGAGGCAGTTTGCATTTCAGCCCGATGTAAAAAGTAAGGTAGCCCATTGTCCAGCT comes from uncultured Draconibacterium sp. and encodes:
- a CDS encoding pYEATS domain-containing protein, with product MTKYKFHNYSKFVEKDKGGRNWFDWCLFLDETVETINQIDYVRYYLHPTFPNPERTVGTKENKFALFSGGWGTFTIKIKILKIDGSVDWCEYLLKLTNDNWPVTEIKNFPLDDKSLKVYQIVENSKFTWRKFDTIIKRAELPDRKVAQILKDLIELNLIRKAHFKSIDNQDLFGTTIRVGNEPKLINSGNKH
- a CDS encoding citrate (Si)-synthase, which gives rise to MEYIKYRFYQKANKCAKEFQRLKKDHADVVLGEVKLGQVLTGMKGIPLLVTDTSKLDPEEGIRFKGYTIPELQEKLPKINPDGEPIPEGLLYLMLIGEIPTQEDALNLSRDLATRAHVPQHTFDVIDAMPKTSKPMTQFSAAILSMATESTFQKAYRAGVNKKYFWDATYEDVMNLIARLPRVAAYIYRRQFHNGHHIEPNPRLDWAGNLAHMMGFDSEDIRRLFRLYMIIHADHEGGNVSAHTAHLVGSALSNPYYCYSAAMNGLAGPLHGLANQDVIFWIFEMIEELDTDTPTDEQVAEYCKKTLENGRVIPGYGHAVLRKTDPRFTAQQEFANKYIKDDKMINLANQLYRVVPPILGSVGKIKNPWPNVDAYSGSLLYHYGIKEYTFYTVMFGVSRALGVLASLVNDRIYGMPIERPTSHPLSWFKEQAEGEGTANC
- the icd gene encoding NADP-dependent isocitrate dehydrogenase; this translates as MTEKTKIVNGKLVVPDYPTIPFIEGDGIGKDISGPSQRVIDAAVAKAYGESKKITWKEVLAGEKAYHEAGSYLPDETIEAFKEYLIGIKGPLQTPVGGGIRSLNVALRQTLDLYVCVRPVRWFKGVPSPIRYPSMVDMHIFRENTEDIYAGIEYMMGEAENKKFREFLINEMGVDKVRFPESSSFGVKPISKDGSERLTRAAIEYAIDRQLPSVTIVHKGNIMKFTEGAFKNWSYDLAENEFAEQTFTWRQYEALKKDKGELDANKALDEAKKAGKVIVKDCITDAFLQESLLHPWDHSVIATMNLNGDYVSDQLAAMVGGIGISPGANINYQSGYAIFEATHGTAPNIAGTGKANPGSLILSAVMMLEYMGWNEAAEHVYDAMEHVFAKRKVTSDLHAQMEGATLLTTSEFADAIIRNMH
- a CDS encoding isocitrate dehydrogenase (NADP(+)); the protein is MQKIKVQNPVVELDGDEMTRVIWDFIKQKLILPYLDIDLKYYDLGMESRDATDDQITIDAAHAIQKYGVGVKCATITPDEARVEEFDLKKMWKSPNGTIRNILGGTVFREPIMISNIPRLVPGWKQPICIGRHAFGDQYRATDFLTKGKGKLTITFTPEDGSEPVSHEVFDFEGNGLAMAMYNTDESIIGFAHSCMNQALDKGWPLYMSTKNTILKAYDGRFKDLFQMVYENEYREKFEAKGIWYEHRLIDDMVAAALKWEGGFVWACKNYDGDVQSDTVAQGFGSLGLMTSTLVTPDGKTMEAEAAHGTVTRHFRQHQQGKPTSTNPIASIFAWTRGLAFRGKLDENQELIDFAHTLEQVCIETVESGKMTKDLALIIHGKGLEEAHYLTTEQFLEALDENLQAKLN
- a CDS encoding aconitate hydratase → MFDLDLVKKVYSELPEKVKQAKGLLNKPMTYAEKILYSHLFAAQELAAFKRGADYVDFAPDRVAMQDATAQMALLQFINSGKKRTAVPSTVHCDHLIQAQVEGKTDLSVSKTANKEVFDFLESVSNKYGIGFWKPGAGIIHQVVLENYAFPGGMMIGTDSHTVNAGGLGMVAIGVGGADAVDVMAGMAWELKMPKMIGVKLTGKLSGWAAPKDVILKVAGILTVKGGTGAIIEYFGEGAKSLSATGKGTICNMGAEVGATTSIFAYDESMERYLRATGRAEVADAANGVKEHLDADAEVYANPEKFYDELIEINLSELEPHVNGPFTPDRATPISKMKEEAEANGWPMDISVGLIGSCTNSSYEDISRAASIAKQAEEKGLIAKSEFTITPGSEQVRFTIERDGFIDTFEKIGGKVFANACGPCIGQWARPGAEKGEKNTIVHSFNRNFSKRADGNPNTHAFVTSPELVTALAIAGRLDFNPATDTLTNKNGEEVKLDLPTGEELPGKGFDVKDPGFQAPATDGSNVVVNVAEDSKRLQLLYPFEAWDGQNITGAKLLIKAQGKCTTDHISMAGPWLRFRGHLDNISNNMLIGAVNAFNGETNKVKNQLTGEYDAVPAVQRQYKAEGIPTVVIGDQNYGEGSSREHAAMEPRHLGVKAVIVKSFARIHETNLKKQGMLGLTFDNENDYDLVREDDSFNFVDLVDFAPGKPLTLEIVHSDGSTDIIKLNHTYNAQQIEWFKAGSALNLIKKQNA